In a genomic window of Amyelois transitella isolate CPQ chromosome 29, ilAmyTran1.1, whole genome shotgun sequence:
- the LOC106131198 gene encoding uncharacterized protein LOC106131198 — protein MAPILLLFFIINVFIMQAFSSQVQPTFKQYLITTPQPQMSTVQTVMPTSTKPSTSLSTLASLASLLTSGGSNLPHLLATAPPKQVAPTVVTTPEKPATNSVDMDLLNNLAIALQLMIVNNILASPTSETAAAPTPTNTEAKTTTPLFESLENLSFAPIQNDLPQFANQYQNYQPNLYEQHNQMPNSNFVGSSGFGDSNPFMGTVPPPSPSRSGLTLMSPYEALSPNSPYLDPILSSPYGSVMSSKKDFQSPYSSILGSDKDYFSMSSFNDLF, from the exons ATGGCTccgatattattattatttttcatcataaaCGTGTTTATAATGCAG GCATTCTCATCCCAAGTACAGCCAACCTTCAAACAATACTTAATAACAACACCTCAGCCACAGATGTCGACAGTACAAACAGTAATGCCAACATCAACAAAGCCATCCACCAGCTTATCAACATTAGCATCGTTGGCCAGTCTCCTAACTTCGGGAGGATCCAATCTTCCACATTTACTAGCTACAGCTCCCCCCAAACAAGTAGCACCAACAGTAGTCACAACACCAGAAAAACCTGCCACTAATAGTGTAGATATGGATTTGCTGAACAATCTGGCTATAGCGTTACAATTGATGATCGTTAACAACATTTTAGCGTCGCCCACATCTGAAACAGCTGCAGCTCCAACGCCGACAAATACAGAAGCTAAAACGACTACACCATTATTTGAATCGCTTGAGAATTTATCATTTGCGCCAATACAGAACGATTTACCACAATTCGCTAATCAGTATCAGAATTATCAACCCAACCTTTACGAACAGCATAATCAGATGCCCAATTCGAATTTTGTTGGTTCGTCCGGCTTTGGGGATTCTAATCCGTTTATGGGAACCGTGCCACCGCCTTCGCCAAGTCGGTCGGGACTAACTTTGATGTCTCCATACGAAGCCTTATCGCCGAATTCTCCGTACTTAGATCCAATATTATCATCTCCTTACGGATCAGTGATGTCTTCAAAGAAAGATTTCCAATCACCATATTCATCTATCTTGGGTTCAGACAAGGACTATTTTTCAATGAGCTCTTTCaatgatttgttttaa